One Paroedura picta isolate Pp20150507F chromosome 3, Ppicta_v3.0, whole genome shotgun sequence genomic window carries:
- the SMAGP gene encoding small cell adhesion glycoprotein, with protein sequence MAVVLTPPPHSDDLLTSTFMKKMNTPVLEQDANVGVIGAVIAVVLVTLLSVIVLIIIYMYKNKGTYRTYEHRERDPEGSVQMEDFPDKNEKEEYFI encoded by the exons ATGGCTGTTGTCCTAACCCCTCCACCACACTCAG ACGACCTGCTGACCAGCACGTTTATGAAGAAGATGAATACACCGGTTCTGGAGCAGGATGCCAATGTGGGCGTCATCGGAG cTGTTATTGCCGTGGTTTTAGTCACTCTCCTTTCGGTCATCGTGCTGATTATCATTTACATGTACAAGAACAAAGGCACTTACCGTACCTACGAACACCGAGAAAGAGATCCGGAAGGATCGGTCCAGATGGAAGATTTCCCcgataaaaatgaaaaagaagagtacTTCATCTAG